A genomic region of Chlorogloeopsis sp. ULAP01 contains the following coding sequences:
- the treZ gene encoding malto-oligosyltrehalose trehalohydrolase translates to MHIGSQYLGDRTCNFTLWAPLVGEVAVHLVAPEEKFIPLKKDERGYWHGTVSNIDPNTLYFYQLEGLTDRADPASHSQPQGVHGPSQVIDHNAFKWNDDQWQGIPLEQMVIYELHVGTFTQEGSFEAVIPRISELLELGVNAIEIMPVAQFPGERNWGYDGTFPYAVQDSYGGVNGLKQLVNVCHQQGMAVILDVVYNHLGPEGNYLWGFGTYFTDHYKTPWGSAINFDTAYSDGVRYYFVQNVLYWLENFHLDALRLDAIHAIYDFGAQHILAEMADAVAQLSQQQERKRYLIAESDLNDTRIIRPQTVGGYGIDAQWSDDFHHALHTVVTGENIGYYQDFGSLEQLAKAYRHAFVYTWDYSPHRRRYHGNDTSGCLASQFVVCSQNHDQVGNRMLGDRLSSLISFEALKLTAAAVLLSPYVPMLFMGEEYGETAPFLYFVSHSDPNIIKGVREGRKAEFSAFFDASGQEPPDPQAVETLERSCLNWQMRHEGKNRALWLFYQKLFQLRREIPALTNLDRNNLEALVIEPEKVLSLRRWCENSQVMCWFNFSQEVVKITANLPSGIWEKTLDSAEPTWGGSGSQLPEQISTEEQQTLVLNPESVIVYSNY, encoded by the coding sequence ATGCATATCGGTTCTCAATATTTAGGCGATCGCACTTGCAACTTTACTCTCTGGGCGCCTTTAGTAGGTGAAGTTGCAGTTCACCTAGTTGCTCCAGAGGAAAAATTTATTCCCCTAAAAAAGGACGAACGAGGCTACTGGCATGGTACAGTTAGCAATATCGATCCAAATACTCTTTACTTTTATCAACTTGAAGGTTTAACCGACCGAGCCGATCCCGCTTCCCATTCTCAACCCCAAGGAGTTCACGGCCCATCCCAAGTAATTGACCACAACGCTTTCAAATGGAATGATGACCAATGGCAGGGAATACCCCTAGAACAAATGGTCATCTACGAGTTACACGTTGGAACTTTTACTCAAGAAGGTTCCTTTGAGGCAGTAATTCCCCGGATATCTGAACTATTAGAGTTAGGCGTAAACGCAATTGAAATAATGCCTGTTGCCCAGTTTCCAGGAGAACGCAACTGGGGCTACGACGGCACTTTTCCTTATGCAGTGCAAGATTCCTACGGTGGCGTCAATGGTTTGAAGCAACTAGTGAATGTCTGCCATCAACAAGGCATGGCAGTGATTTTGGATGTAGTTTACAACCATCTTGGCCCGGAAGGCAATTATCTTTGGGGATTTGGTACTTACTTTACCGATCACTACAAAACACCTTGGGGTAGTGCGATTAATTTTGACACAGCTTACAGTGATGGTGTCAGATACTACTTTGTCCAGAATGTTCTCTACTGGCTAGAAAACTTTCATCTTGATGCTTTGCGTTTGGATGCCATCCACGCCATCTATGACTTTGGTGCTCAACATATTTTGGCAGAAATGGCTGACGCAGTCGCCCAACTTTCACAGCAGCAAGAACGCAAACGCTATCTAATTGCAGAAAGCGATCTCAACGATACCCGTATTATCCGTCCTCAAACAGTAGGTGGTTATGGGATAGATGCTCAGTGGAGCGATGATTTTCACCATGCTTTGCATACAGTCGTCACAGGAGAAAATATTGGATATTACCAAGACTTTGGCAGTTTAGAACAATTAGCAAAAGCTTATCGCCACGCCTTTGTTTATACTTGGGACTATTCCCCCCATCGCCGACGCTATCACGGTAACGATACGAGCGGTTGCCTTGCCAGTCAGTTTGTAGTTTGTTCGCAAAATCACGATCAAGTCGGAAATCGGATGCTAGGCGATCGCCTCTCCTCACTCATTTCCTTTGAAGCACTCAAATTAACAGCAGCAGCAGTTCTCCTTTCTCCTTACGTTCCCATGTTGTTTATGGGAGAAGAATACGGCGAGACAGCACCTTTCCTCTATTTTGTCAGCCACAGCGACCCTAACATCATTAAAGGAGTACGAGAAGGCAGAAAAGCGGAATTTTCTGCTTTTTTTGATGCTAGCGGACAAGAACCACCAGATCCGCAAGCCGTAGAGACATTAGAGCGATCGTGTCTCAATTGGCAGATGCGCCACGAAGGTAAAAATCGAGCGCTATGGTTGTTTTACCAAAAATTATTCCAACTAAGAAGAGAAATTCCCGCCTTGACTAACTTAGATCGCAACAACTTAGAAGCTTTGGTAATAGAACCAGAGAAAGTTTTATCTTTGCGGCGTTGGTGTGAGAATAGTCAAGTTATGTGTTGGTTTAACTTTAGTCAAGAAGTGGTAAAGATTACAGCAAATCTACCTTCCGGAATTTGGGAAAAAACACTCGACTCTGCTGAACCCACCTGGGGAGGCAGTGGTTCCCAGTTACCGGAGCAAATTTCTACTGAGGAACAACAAACACTAGTATTAAATCCTGAAAGCGTTATTGTTTACAGTAATTACTAG
- the treY gene encoding malto-oligosyltrehalose synthase: protein MQIPIATYRIQFTPEFGFANAKAIASFLAELGISHIYASPILTARKGSTHGYDTVNYNEISPELGGKEKFEELIEELNQLNIGWVQDIVPNHMAFDSQNQMLVDVLENGSDSQYRDFFDITWNHHYEENRGKVLAPFLGKFCGDCLESGELQLQYDQNGITINYYSLKFPIKVESYYQVLTYDLGRLREKIGRDHPCFMKLLSVLYMLKYTPSGEEGRERYDQISIIKRMLWELWNDSSEVKEFIEENIRVFNGEAGKAESFNLLENLLSDQFYRLSYWKVGNEELNYRRFFTVNELICLRIEEEQVFDNTHALILELVKEEKFNGLRIDHIDGLYDPAKYLNLLREHAPEVYLVVEKILEPKEELPITWPIQGTTGYDFLNQVNGIFCLQSAEQEFDDIYHRFIRKQVFCEDLIDQKKRLIINKDLAGDIDNLAHLLKQISGRYRYASDFTMYGLKAALVEILAVFPIYRTYISSTGASKTDKEYIQQVLDRAKQNIPNFLNELNFIEKFLHLDFDESLKEEDKQQWLRFVMRLQQMTGPLMAKGVEDTVMYVYNRLLSLNEVGSHPAHFGISLEDFHTFNQNRFAAWPHAMNTTSTHDTKRGEDVRARINVLSEIPQEWESNLKQWREINAPQKISVGGRDVPTPNDEYLFYQSLIGAFPFKDEEYPQFVERMQQYIIKAIREAKVHTAWLKPDTDYENTFTQFAEQVLKEPENNPFLEAFRPFQRKIQYYGVFNSLSQTLLRLTSPGVPDTYQGTELWDLSLVDPDNRRPVDYQARQEYLQDIKSKIETDLPGLITELLQNPEDGRIKMFLTYQVLQARRQHLEVFQRGAYSKLTVAGSLKSHVVGFARELGDKKILAIAPRFFTSLVKEGEYPLGEQIWQETRIVPPADSSPVWQDAITGQQVQGEDTLWVREILQKFPVALLVNQSEE from the coding sequence ATGCAGATACCCATTGCAACCTATCGAATCCAGTTCACTCCCGAATTTGGTTTTGCCAACGCTAAAGCGATCGCTTCCTTCCTGGCAGAGTTGGGAATTTCTCATATCTACGCATCTCCCATTCTTACAGCTAGAAAAGGCAGCACTCACGGCTACGATACCGTGAATTATAACGAAATTAGCCCCGAATTGGGTGGAAAAGAAAAATTTGAAGAACTGATTGAGGAACTCAACCAACTTAATATCGGATGGGTGCAAGATATTGTACCCAATCACATGGCGTTTGACAGTCAAAACCAAATGCTCGTAGATGTTCTAGAAAACGGTTCTGATTCACAGTATCGAGATTTCTTCGATATTACTTGGAACCATCACTACGAAGAAAATCGGGGCAAAGTACTAGCACCTTTTTTAGGTAAATTTTGTGGAGATTGTTTAGAAAGCGGGGAGTTACAACTACAATATGATCAAAATGGCATTACGATTAATTACTACTCGTTAAAATTTCCTATCAAAGTAGAATCTTATTACCAAGTTTTAACTTACGACCTTGGACGTTTGCGGGAAAAAATAGGTAGAGATCACCCATGTTTCATGAAACTTTTAAGTGTTCTCTATATGTTGAAATATACTCCATCTGGAGAGGAGGGTAGAGAGCGATACGACCAGATTTCTATCATTAAACGGATGTTATGGGAACTCTGGAATGATAGCTCAGAAGTGAAAGAATTTATTGAAGAAAATATCCGTGTTTTTAATGGAGAAGCAGGTAAAGCTGAAAGCTTCAATCTTCTAGAAAATTTACTGTCTGACCAATTTTATAGGCTTTCTTATTGGAAAGTGGGTAACGAAGAACTGAATTACAGACGCTTTTTTACAGTTAATGAACTAATTTGTCTTCGTATTGAAGAAGAACAAGTTTTCGACAATACCCATGCGTTAATTTTGGAATTAGTTAAAGAGGAAAAATTTAATGGATTAAGAATTGACCATATTGACGGACTGTATGACCCTGCAAAATACCTTAATCTACTTCGAGAACACGCTCCTGAAGTTTATTTAGTAGTAGAAAAAATTCTAGAACCTAAAGAAGAATTACCTATAACTTGGCCGATTCAGGGAACAACAGGATATGACTTTCTTAACCAAGTTAATGGAATTTTCTGTTTACAATCAGCCGAACAGGAATTTGATGATATTTATCATAGGTTTATTAGAAAACAAGTTTTCTGTGAAGATTTGATTGACCAGAAAAAGAGATTAATTATTAACAAAGATTTAGCAGGAGACATTGATAATTTAGCCCACCTACTCAAACAGATTTCCGGACGCTATCGCTATGCTAGTGACTTCACCATGTATGGCTTAAAAGCTGCTTTAGTGGAAATTTTGGCAGTTTTCCCAATATATCGTACCTATATCAGCAGTACTGGCGCTAGCAAAACTGATAAGGAATATATTCAGCAAGTTCTGGATCGTGCAAAACAAAATATCCCTAACTTTCTGAATGAGTTAAATTTTATCGAGAAGTTTCTGCATTTAGATTTTGATGAGTCTTTGAAAGAAGAAGACAAGCAGCAATGGTTGCGTTTTGTCATGCGGTTGCAGCAAATGACAGGGCCATTGATGGCAAAAGGTGTCGAAGATACTGTTATGTATGTGTATAACAGGCTGCTGTCATTGAATGAAGTAGGTTCCCATCCCGCTCATTTTGGCATTTCTTTAGAAGACTTTCATACTTTCAATCAAAACCGTTTCGCTGCTTGGCCTCATGCAATGAATACAACCTCCACCCATGATACCAAGCGGGGAGAAGATGTCAGAGCCAGGATTAATGTACTATCAGAAATTCCCCAGGAATGGGAGAGCAATTTGAAACAGTGGCGCGAAATTAATGCTCCACAGAAGATTTCTGTTGGCGGACGAGATGTACCAACACCCAATGATGAGTATTTATTCTACCAAAGCCTTATAGGTGCTTTTCCTTTCAAGGATGAAGAGTACCCCCAGTTTGTAGAGCGGATGCAACAGTACATTATTAAAGCCATTCGCGAAGCAAAAGTTCATACTGCCTGGCTCAAACCCGACACAGATTATGAAAATACCTTTACTCAGTTTGCAGAACAGGTATTAAAAGAACCTGAAAATAATCCCTTTTTGGAAGCCTTTCGTCCCTTTCAGCGCAAAATTCAATACTACGGTGTATTTAATTCCCTTTCTCAAACGTTACTGAGACTTACCAGCCCTGGAGTTCCAGACACTTATCAAGGAACAGAACTTTGGGATTTAAGCTTAGTAGATCCAGATAACCGCCGTCCGGTAGACTATCAAGCACGACAAGAATATCTTCAGGATATTAAAAGCAAAATTGAGACAGACTTGCCAGGTTTAATTACAGAACTGCTACAAAATCCAGAAGATGGACGAATTAAAATGTTCCTAACTTATCAAGTTTTACAAGCCCGTCGGCAACATTTAGAGGTGTTCCAGCGAGGAGCATACTCCAAATTAACTGTTGCTGGTAGCTTAAAAAGTCATGTTGTCGGATTTGCCAGGGAATTGGGAGATAAAAAAATCCTAGCGATCGCTCCCCGTTTCTTCACCTCTCTCGTCAAAGAAGGAGAATATCCTCTCGGCGAACAGATTTGGCAAGAAACCCGGATTGTTCCCCCTGCCGATTCTTCTCCTGTCTGGCAAGATGCGATTACAGGGCAACAAGTGCAAGGTGAAGATACTCTCTGGGTGCGGGAGATTTTACAAAAGTTTCCTGTGGCGTTGTTGGTAAATCAATCGGAGGAGTAA
- a CDS encoding plasmid pRiA4b ORF-3 family protein, translating to MIHGKYYGITQPGGTIFSDAAKQPLRERACEVKLSSLGLREKEKFLYEYDFSICPLVGAWRYWWRHQIRVEAILTPDSNQTYPICTDGKGVCPPENYGGPWGFMKAREEFFIWDVLERFASMLENKKIDMDREEASKLLTWLLVYQNRFDRQKVNQHLLQYATGVRELM from the coding sequence ATCATCCACGGTAAGTATTATGGGATTACCCAACCAGGTGGAACCATTTTTAGCGATGCTGCAAAGCAGCCGCTACGCGAACGCGCCTGTGAAGTAAAACTCTCGTCCCTTGGTTTGAGAGAGAAAGAAAAGTTTTTATACGAATATGACTTCAGTATCTGCCCATTAGTGGGTGCATGGCGTTATTGGTGGCGGCATCAAATCAGAGTAGAAGCAATACTTACTCCAGATTCAAACCAAACTTACCCAATCTGCACTGACGGTAAAGGTGTTTGTCCCCCAGAGAACTATGGCGGCCCTTGGGGCTTCATGAAAGCAAGAGAAGAGTTTTTTATTTGGGATGTATTAGAGCGTTTTGCTTCAATGTTGGAGAACAAGAAGATTGACATGGACAGAGAAGAAGCCAGCAAACTACTAACTTGGCTATTGGTTTATCAAAACCGCTTCGACCGTCAGAAAGTCAACCAACATCTACTACAATACGCTACTGGAGTCAGGGAGTTGATGTAA